In Zonotrichia albicollis isolate bZonAlb1 chromosome 3, bZonAlb1.hap1, whole genome shotgun sequence, a single window of DNA contains:
- the UCN gene encoding urocortin, with the protein MRRALLTLLLLLARPPPAASRPASTDGSVPAAGTGDQDPPLWPPLAPPPPGPWRGRRDEPPLSIDLTFHLLRHLLLLARAQSQRARADSNRRILDAVGR; encoded by the coding sequence ATGCGGCGGGCACTGCtcaccctcctgctgctgctcgcccgcccgccgcccgccgcctccCGCCCCGCCAGCACCGACGGCTCCGTCCCGGCGGCTGGGACCGGGGACCAGGACCCGCCGCTGTGGCCGCCGCTggcgccgccgcccccggggcCGTGGCGAGGGCGGCGGGACGAGCCGCCGCTCTCCATCGACCTCACGTTCCACCTCCTGCGGCACCTCCTGCTGCTCGCCCGCGCCCAGAGCCAGCGCGCCCGCGCCGACTCCAACCGCCGCATCCTCGACGCCGTGGGGCGCTGA